The following proteins come from a genomic window of Anaerobutyricum hallii:
- a CDS encoding BsuBI/PstI family type II restriction endonuclease: MDKKIEETREFLQTIGMPKAQQADICCYVILAMAGIKPDMSWSEATNEWIRIHDIIQFVNTFYGMSYAENSRETFRKQALHRFRTAALIEDNGKVTNSPNYRYRLTEETVKMLRTMETSAWKESIKRFLCYHEKLIDLYASKKKMTMMPVNINGESFKFSTGKHNELQKAIIEEFAPRFAPNSECLYVGDTIEKDLVKNVEKLKVLGFEITLHDKMPDVVLYREDKNWIYFVESVTSVGPMDPKRILEITEMTKDVTAGKIFVTAFLDFRTYKKFAEELAWETEVWIAEMPEHMIHLNGDRFMGPR; the protein is encoded by the coding sequence GTGGATAAGAAAATAGAAGAAACGAGAGAATTTCTGCAAACAATAGGTATGCCCAAAGCACAGCAAGCGGATATATGCTGCTATGTTATTTTGGCAATGGCAGGCATAAAACCAGATATGTCATGGAGTGAAGCAACAAATGAATGGATTCGTATTCATGATATTATTCAGTTTGTTAATACATTTTATGGCATGAGTTATGCGGAAAACAGCCGAGAAACGTTTAGAAAGCAGGCACTGCATAGATTCCGTACCGCTGCTTTGATAGAGGATAATGGAAAAGTAACCAACAGTCCGAACTATCGGTACAGACTGACGGAAGAAACAGTTAAAATGCTGAGAACGATGGAAACATCAGCGTGGAAGGAATCTATAAAACGGTTCCTTTGTTACCATGAAAAGTTAATTGACTTGTACGCTTCCAAAAAGAAGATGACAATGATGCCGGTAAATATAAATGGTGAAAGTTTTAAATTTTCTACGGGTAAGCATAATGAGCTGCAAAAAGCCATTATCGAGGAATTTGCACCAAGATTTGCACCAAATTCGGAGTGCTTGTACGTCGGCGATACAATAGAAAAAGATCTGGTTAAGAATGTAGAAAAATTAAAAGTACTGGGATTTGAAATTACGCTACATGATAAGATGCCAGATGTAGTGCTATATCGTGAGGACAAGAACTGGATCTATTTTGTTGAGTCAGTAACATCTGTAGGACCGATGGATCCGAAACGTATATTGGAAATAACAGAGATGACGAAAGATGTTACAGCAGGAAAAATATTTGTAACCGCCTTTCTGGATTTCAGGACGTATAAAAAATTTGCTGAGGAACTCGCATGGGAAACAGAGGTCTGGATTGCTGAAATGCCGGAGCATATGATACATTTGAATGGTGATAGATTTATGGGACCGAGGTAA
- a CDS encoding Eco57I restriction-modification methylase domain-containing protein, producing the protein MLEKIIELTNEYIESMPKKERKKYGQFFTSMETARFMSGLYNFDEKTGKISVLDAGAGSGILSCAFIERLETIDSIQEIELTCYENDENVLPLLKRNLEYCKEEAKKKLTINIIEDNYILSQYLDFNHMLGGNAEPKKYDFVIGNPPYMKIPKDAPEATAMPEVCYGAPNLYFIFASMGLFNLCENGEMVYIIPRSWTSGAYFKRFRKYFLTEGKLEHIHLFVSRNKVFDKESVLQETIIIKVRKTSEKPETVTITSSKSNSDFGELTSVTVPYDLVVAGSDYYVYLVTDENEVEVLKKLHKFDKTLPAIGVKMKTGLTVDFRNREILRDEEEEGAIPLFYSQHIKQGKVEFPIQKEHEYVVTEQKGLMQDNKNYLFVKRFTAKEEPRRLQCGVYLAKRFPQYQKISTQNKINFVDGVLTEMSECLVYGLYVLFNSTLYDEYYRILNGSTQVNSTEINAMPVPDLEDIQEMGRKVLKSKDYSEANCNLILEGYCG; encoded by the coding sequence ATGCTAGAAAAAATTATAGAGCTTACAAACGAATATATAGAGAGTATGCCAAAAAAAGAACGTAAAAAATACGGACAGTTTTTTACCAGTATGGAAACTGCTCGTTTTATGTCTGGATTATATAACTTTGATGAGAAAACAGGCAAAATAAGTGTGCTTGATGCGGGGGCTGGTTCAGGTATATTATCATGTGCCTTTATTGAGCGATTGGAAACAATAGATTCTATTCAGGAGATTGAACTTACCTGTTATGAGAACGATGAAAATGTATTGCCATTGTTGAAACGTAATCTGGAATATTGTAAAGAAGAGGCAAAGAAAAAACTCACGATCAATATAATTGAAGATAATTATATTCTAAGTCAGTATTTGGATTTTAATCATATGTTGGGAGGAAATGCGGAGCCTAAGAAATATGATTTTGTGATTGGAAATCCGCCGTATATGAAAATTCCGAAAGATGCGCCAGAAGCAACAGCGATGCCAGAGGTATGTTATGGTGCGCCGAATTTGTATTTTATTTTTGCATCTATGGGATTATTCAATTTATGTGAAAATGGAGAGATGGTTTACATCATTCCAAGGTCATGGACATCTGGAGCGTATTTTAAACGTTTCAGGAAGTATTTTCTGACAGAAGGGAAATTGGAACATATTCATCTTTTTGTCAGCAGAAATAAGGTTTTCGACAAAGAAAGTGTGTTACAGGAAACGATTATTATTAAAGTAAGGAAGACGAGTGAAAAGCCAGAAACAGTTACGATTACATCATCGAAATCAAATAGTGATTTTGGAGAGCTGACATCAGTAACAGTTCCGTACGATCTGGTTGTAGCAGGATCAGACTATTATGTTTATCTTGTAACAGATGAAAATGAAGTGGAAGTATTAAAGAAATTGCATAAATTTGATAAGACACTTCCGGCAATTGGTGTAAAAATGAAAACAGGATTGACCGTAGATTTTCGCAATCGTGAAATCCTGCGGGATGAGGAAGAAGAAGGTGCAATCCCTTTGTTTTATTCGCAGCATATAAAACAGGGAAAAGTAGAATTCCCTATACAGAAAGAACATGAATATGTGGTGACAGAACAAAAGGGATTAATGCAAGATAATAAGAACTATCTATTTGTAAAGCGATTTACAGCAAAGGAAGAACCTCGAAGATTACAGTGCGGAGTATATTTAGCCAAAAGATTTCCGCAGTACCAAAAGATAAGTACACAAAATAAAATTAATTTTGTGGACGGTGTATTAACAGAAATGTCAGAATGTCTGGTGTATGGGTTGTATGTATTATTTAATTCTACACTTTATGACGAATATTATCGTATTTTGAATGGATCTACGCAGGTTAATTCAACAGAGATTAATGCAATGCCAGTGCCAGATTTAGAGGATATTCAGGAAATGGGCAGAAAAGTGCTTAAAAGTAAGGATTATTCGGAGGCAAATTGCAATTTGATATTGGAGGGATACTGTGGATAA
- a CDS encoding helix-turn-helix domain-containing protein, with amino-acid sequence MVEDTMFSGESKNIEYKVSLPDKSEKYMKTIVAFANTQGGKLIVGVDDKTHQIVGVENDVLFQLMDGIANAVSDSCVPQIIPDIEPQTVDGKTVIVVSVEAGKNRPYYLKSKGKDNGTYIRVAGTSRQAFPEKIKELEMEGARISWDELTCVGYPVSEEATEKLCQDIEKFRKKAGMSEHSVKKEQLINWKILKQSEGQLLATNAYALLTSDYFSFSKTQCAVFKGTDRAMFLDKREFTGPIYTQIEEAVDFVLRNIRLGATIDGLVRKEKYELPPEAIREMIINAHCHRNLLDESCIQVAVYDDRLEVTSPGGLYNGLTYEEVMNGHSKIRNKGIANIFSQMGLVEAWGSGIKRILNAAEEYGLPKPRFQEFDNMFRVELFRVNPITDQANQATNQANQATNQANQATNQANQDLERLDQVEDENVLSEKEIEILNLVRMQPSITQKEMANALDWNLASVKYYITKLKEKNYLKRQGSSQKGKWVILTKRD; translated from the coding sequence ATGGTAGAAGATACTATGTTTTCCGGGGAATCGAAAAATATTGAGTACAAGGTATCCTTACCTGATAAAAGTGAAAAGTACATGAAGACAATCGTAGCTTTTGCCAATACACAAGGTGGCAAGCTGATTGTTGGAGTAGATGATAAAACACACCAGATTGTTGGTGTGGAAAATGATGTGTTGTTTCAGCTGATGGATGGAATTGCCAATGCAGTTTCTGATTCCTGTGTGCCACAGATCATTCCTGATATTGAGCCACAGACAGTAGACGGGAAAACGGTCATTGTTGTATCAGTAGAAGCTGGAAAGAACAGACCGTATTATCTAAAATCAAAGGGAAAAGATAATGGCACTTATATCCGTGTAGCAGGTACATCAAGACAGGCATTTCCGGAGAAGATAAAAGAACTGGAAATGGAAGGGGCCAGAATCTCATGGGATGAGCTTACTTGTGTGGGTTATCCTGTTTCAGAGGAAGCAACAGAGAAACTTTGTCAGGATATTGAAAAGTTCCGGAAGAAAGCAGGAATGTCAGAACATTCTGTAAAGAAAGAGCAGCTGATAAACTGGAAAATTTTGAAGCAGAGCGAGGGACAGCTTCTGGCAACGAATGCCTATGCGTTGCTGACATCGGATTATTTTTCATTCTCCAAAACACAATGTGCGGTATTCAAGGGAACAGATCGTGCAATGTTTCTGGATAAGAGAGAATTTACAGGACCAATCTATACACAAATCGAAGAAGCAGTAGATTTTGTATTGAGAAATATTCGGCTTGGAGCAACAATTGACGGATTGGTGCGAAAAGAGAAATATGAGTTACCACCGGAAGCAATCAGGGAAATGATTATTAATGCCCATTGTCACCGTAACCTATTAGATGAATCCTGTATTCAGGTCGCAGTTTATGATGACAGATTGGAGGTGACATCTCCGGGTGGATTATATAACGGATTAACTTATGAGGAAGTCATGAATGGTCATTCGAAGATCAGGAATAAAGGCATTGCCAATATATTCAGTCAGATGGGACTTGTAGAGGCATGGGGAAGCGGAATAAAAAGAATCCTTAATGCTGCAGAAGAGTATGGACTTCCAAAGCCGAGATTTCAGGAATTTGATAATATGTTTCGGGTAGAGTTGTTCCGAGTCAATCCAATAACTGACCAAGCTAACCAAGCTACTAACCAAGCTAACCAAGCTACTAACCAAGCTAACCAAGCTACTAACCAAGCTAACCAAGATTTAGAGAGATTAGACCAAGTGGAAGATGAAAATGTACTGAGTGAGAAAGAAATAGAAATTCTGAATCTTGTACGTATGCAACCTTCAATCACGCAGAAAGAAATGGCTAATGCGTTAGATTGGAATCTTGCTAGTGTGAAGTATTATATAACCAAATTGAAGGAAAAGAATTATCTGAAGAGGCAGGGAAGTAGCCAAAAAGGGAAATGGGTGATATTAACAAAACGAGATTGA
- a CDS encoding helix-turn-helix domain-containing protein, with translation MTTFGDKIRKLRKEKKMTQQKLGDMVGVSHRTIRSWEVEGRYPKQSSLYQKLADAFQCQVSYLMNDNETVCLGNDEPSEYAGAKQARQILEQVAALFASGTMTNEDKTIFMDEMTRLYLASKKNRRKW, from the coding sequence ATGACAACATTTGGTGATAAAATTAGGAAGTTGCGAAAAGAGAAAAAAATGACTCAACAAAAGCTGGGTGATATGGTGGGCGTTTCTCATAGAACAATTCGATCTTGGGAAGTTGAAGGACGATATCCGAAGCAGAGTAGTTTATATCAAAAACTGGCAGATGCATTTCAGTGTCAGGTTTCTTATCTTATGAATGATAATGAAACCGTGTGCTTGGGTAATGATGAGCCAAGTGAATATGCTGGTGCTAAACAGGCAAGGCAGATTCTTGAACAGGTAGCTGCTTTATTTGCCAGTGGAACTATGACCAATGAGGACAAAACTATTTTCATGGATGAGATGACGAGACTTTATCTGGCATCAAAAAAGAACAGAAGAAAATGGTAA
- a CDS encoding NifB/NifX family molybdenum-iron cluster-binding protein — protein sequence MPRPVKCRKVCHFPNVLEFLPADDTEKKTPIVLTVDEYETIRLLDKKGYSQEQCAASMQVARTTVQRIYEIARKKIADALIDGHPLKIEGGDFRICDGQSGNCSFGGCYKQEIYKKYAAEKGEGIMRIAVTYENGQIFQHFGHTETFKIYDVEEGKVVHSEVVDTNGSGHGALAGVLNALNADVLICGGIGGGAQTALAAAGIKLFGGVSGDADEAVEAFINETLEYNPDVKCSHHEHNNGEGHTCGEHGCGSHSCH from the coding sequence ATGCCGAGACCAGTAAAATGCAGAAAAGTCTGTCATTTCCCCAATGTTTTAGAATTTCTTCCGGCAGATGATACTGAGAAAAAAACACCCATTGTTCTAACGGTAGATGAGTACGAGACAATCCGTCTTTTGGACAAGAAAGGTTACAGTCAGGAGCAGTGTGCAGCATCTATGCAAGTCGCAAGAACAACGGTCCAGCGAATTTACGAGATCGCCAGGAAAAAGATCGCAGATGCACTTATCGACGGGCATCCACTCAAAATTGAGGGCGGAGATTTCAGAATCTGTGACGGTCAGAGCGGCAACTGCAGCTTTGGAGGATGTTACAAACAGGAAATTTACAAAAAATATGCAGCAGAAAAAGGAGAAGGTATCATGAGAATAGCAGTAACATATGAAAATGGACAGATTTTCCAGCACTTTGGACACACAGAGACATTTAAGATTTACGATGTAGAGGAAGGAAAAGTAGTACATTCAGAAGTAGTAGATACGAATGGAAGTGGACATGGCGCATTGGCAGGAGTTCTTAATGCATTGAATGCAGACGTTTTGATTTGTGGCGGAATTGGAGGCGGCGCACAGACAGCGTTAGCGGCAGCAGGCATCAAGCTTTTCGGAGGAGTTTCCGGAGATGCGGATGAAGCAGTAGAAGCTTTTATCAATGAAACACTTGAGTATAATCCGGATGTGAAATGTTCTCATCACGAGCACAACAACGGGGAAGGACATACATGTGGCGAGCATGGATGTGGAAGCCACAGTTGTCATTAA
- a CDS encoding 4Fe-4S binding protein, translating to MKKKKHWYDYLWIWAILYFALGFFNILFAWFGMIDFLLPLGIAIFGENKFFCNHLCGRGQLFSKLGGDLKCSRNKPTPRWMSSKWFRYGFLIFFLTMFGNMVFQTYLVGAGSSSLREAIKLFWTFRVPWGWTYTAGTVADWVAQFSFGFYSLMLTSLLLGLIVMVLYKPRTWCTFCPMGTMTQGICKLKNNEKK from the coding sequence GTGAAGAAAAAGAAACATTGGTATGATTATTTATGGATATGGGCGATCCTTTATTTTGCTCTCGGTTTTTTTAATATTTTGTTTGCTTGGTTTGGGATGATTGATTTCCTGTTGCCGTTAGGAATAGCGATATTCGGTGAAAATAAATTTTTCTGTAATCATTTGTGTGGACGTGGCCAGCTTTTTAGTAAGCTCGGTGGGGATTTAAAATGCTCAAGAAATAAACCAACCCCGCGATGGATGAGTTCAAAATGGTTCCGATACGGCTTTTTGATATTTTTCCTTACAATGTTTGGGAATATGGTATTTCAGACATATTTAGTTGGTGCCGGATCATCATCCTTGCGTGAAGCCATCAAATTATTCTGGACCTTCCGTGTTCCGTGGGGATGGACATACACTGCCGGAACAGTAGCTGATTGGGTGGCACAGTTTAGTTTTGGATTTTATAGTTTGATGCTTACATCTTTGTTGTTAGGGTTGATCGTAATGGTGTTATATAAGCCACGAACCTGGTGTACATTTTGTCCAATGGGAACAATGACGCAGGGTATCTGTAAATTAAAAAATAATGAAAAGAAGTAA
- a CDS encoding 4Fe-4S binding protein: MAKRMASVDKKRCVACGVCENTCPLAAVKVYHGCYAVVEETVCVGCGKCAKSCPAGCIEMKERTAM; the protein is encoded by the coding sequence TTGGCAAAAAGAATGGCAAGTGTCGATAAAAAAAGATGTGTTGCCTGCGGAGTATGTGAAAATACTTGTCCGCTGGCAGCTGTCAAAGTTTACCATGGATGTTATGCTGTGGTAGAAGAAACAGTGTGTGTAGGATGTGGAAAATGTGCAAAGTCCTGTCCGGCAGGTTGTATTGAAATGAAAGAGAGGACAGCGATGTGA